In Anaerobaca lacustris, the following are encoded in one genomic region:
- a CDS encoding CocE/NonD family hydrolase — MKGSPYRIAAVIAAGLAIVAAASIAQGQSPQTIMVPMRDGVRLATDVYVPDGGGPWPTALICTPYSRKGAQGFARQALERGYALVAQDFRGRFDSEGDDYPVFLAGGWGEHQDGYDTVEWIARQEWSNGKVGGFGMSAPGIALNMMAPSRPPHLVCCYVSVAFSSMYHQAAYQGGAFRKALLETWLTLSKFTPKNLELFRAHPEYDDFWRALDPESVADRVNVPTMYVGGWYDIFAAGTLNSFVTVHKQGDQGARGKCRLVMEPYGHGRNEELVFPDAGHPQAADMWNWFDLWMKNDGQGIEDIPVVQYYVMGDPGDPNTPGNQWRTADDWPIPADMRKIYFHTDKRLRLRPPQDLFGSVAYRYDPKDPVPTIGGANLTISKGPMDQRPVEDRPDVLLFDSPVFDRYIEITGPVTVKLWASSTAPDTDFTAKLCDVYPDGRSMLVLDGIVRARHRNSMETSELLERDKIYEFEIDLWATSLVVSPGHRLRVALSSSNAPRFEPNPNTGRPPGADDKAEAATNTIYINAEHPSHIVLPVVWR; from the coding sequence ATGAAGGGCTCGCCATATCGGATCGCAGCAGTAATCGCAGCCGGCCTGGCGATCGTGGCCGCAGCGTCCATCGCACAGGGGCAATCGCCGCAGACGATCATGGTCCCGATGCGCGACGGCGTCCGGCTCGCCACGGACGTTTACGTGCCCGACGGCGGCGGGCCGTGGCCGACCGCTCTGATCTGCACGCCGTACAGCCGCAAGGGCGCCCAGGGGTTCGCCCGGCAGGCCCTCGAGCGCGGATACGCCCTCGTCGCCCAGGACTTTCGCGGGCGGTTCGACTCCGAAGGCGACGACTATCCTGTCTTCCTGGCCGGCGGCTGGGGCGAGCACCAGGACGGCTACGACACCGTCGAATGGATCGCCCGACAGGAATGGTCCAACGGCAAGGTCGGCGGCTTCGGCATGAGCGCCCCCGGCATCGCCCTGAACATGATGGCCCCGAGCCGGCCGCCGCATCTGGTCTGCTGCTACGTCAGTGTCGCGTTCTCCAGCATGTACCACCAGGCCGCCTATCAGGGCGGCGCGTTCCGAAAGGCTCTTTTGGAAACATGGCTGACTCTGAGCAAGTTCACGCCGAAGAACCTCGAACTCTTCCGGGCGCATCCGGAGTACGACGATTTCTGGCGGGCGCTGGATCCCGAAAGCGTCGCCGACCGGGTCAATGTCCCAACCATGTACGTCGGCGGCTGGTACGACATCTTCGCCGCCGGGACGCTCAACAGTTTCGTCACGGTCCACAAACAAGGCGACCAGGGCGCTCGTGGCAAGTGCCGGCTCGTGATGGAACCCTACGGCCACGGACGCAATGAAGAGCTCGTCTTCCCCGATGCCGGCCATCCGCAGGCGGCCGACATGTGGAACTGGTTCGACCTCTGGATGAAGAACGACGGCCAGGGCATCGAAGACATCCCCGTCGTTCAGTACTACGTCATGGGCGACCCCGGCGACCCGAACACGCCGGGCAATCAATGGCGGACCGCCGACGACTGGCCCATCCCCGCGGACATGAGGAAGATCTACTTCCACACCGACAAGCGGCTGCGCCTCCGCCCGCCGCAGGACCTGTTCGGCTCGGTTGCGTATAGATACGATCCGAAGGACCCCGTCCCTACGATCGGCGGGGCCAACCTGACGATCTCCAAGGGCCCCATGGACCAGCGTCCCGTCGAGGACCGGCCCGACGTCCTGCTATTCGATTCGCCCGTATTCGACAGGTACATCGAGATCACCGGACCGGTCACGGTCAAGCTCTGGGCGTCGTCGACCGCCCCAGACACGGATTTCACCGCGAAGCTCTGCGATGTCTATCCGGACGGTCGCAGCATGCTCGTGCTCGACGGGATCGTCCGCGCCCGCCACCGCAACTCGATGGAGACCAGCGAACTGCTGGAGCGCGACAAAATCTACGAGTTCGAGATCGACCTGTGGGCCACCAGCCTGGTCGTCAGTCCCGGCCATCGCCTCCGCGTGGCGCTATCGTCCAGCAACGCGCCGCGCTTCGAGCCCAACCCCAACACGGGCCGGCCTCCGGGCGCCGACGACAAGGCCGAGGCGGCGACGAACACGATCTACATCAACGCCGAGCATCCGTCGCACATCGTGCTGCCCGTCGTCTGGCGATAG
- a CDS encoding phosphatidylinositol-specific phospholipase C/glycerophosphodiester phosphodiesterase family protein encodes MTTGVSIILMAAMLAQANVVGLPQAHAHNDYLHDRPLLDAMAHGFTSVEADVFLVGEELCVAHDAPEIRPERTLQRLYLDPLRERAKANDGRIYRDHARFLLLIDIKSAAEPTYRRLHEVLAEYRDLVTSFGPDGRRDRAVLVIISGNRPFELMRSQPVRYAGYDGRLADLQSDAPAELVAMISDHWGRNFTWQGEGPMPDPERQRLRDIVEAAHAKGRLVRFWATPDARSDARETLWKQLLAAGVDLINTDDLEGLQAFLLAHGR; translated from the coding sequence ATGACTACGGGTGTATCCATCATTCTGATGGCAGCGATGCTGGCGCAGGCGAACGTCGTTGGGCTGCCGCAGGCCCACGCGCACAACGATTATCTGCACGACCGGCCGTTGCTCGACGCGATGGCGCACGGCTTCACGAGCGTCGAGGCCGACGTCTTTCTCGTCGGCGAAGAGCTTTGCGTCGCGCACGACGCGCCCGAGATTCGCCCGGAGCGGACGCTCCAAAGGCTCTACCTCGATCCTCTGCGGGAACGCGCCAAGGCCAATGACGGGCGCATCTACCGGGACCACGCGCGGTTCCTGCTGCTGATCGACATCAAGTCGGCCGCCGAGCCGACCTATCGAAGGCTGCATGAAGTTCTCGCCGAATACCGGGACCTTGTCACGTCCTTCGGGCCCGACGGACGCAGGGACAGGGCGGTGCTCGTCATCATATCGGGCAATCGGCCCTTCGAGCTGATGCGTTCGCAGCCGGTCCGCTACGCCGGCTACGACGGCCGCCTGGCGGACCTGCAATCCGATGCGCCGGCCGAGCTGGTCGCAATGATCAGCGACCACTGGGGCCGCAACTTCACCTGGCAGGGCGAGGGGCCGATGCCCGACCCGGAGAGACAGAGGCTCAGGGACATCGTCGAGGCCGCCCACGCCAAAGGGCGCCTGGTGCGATTCTGGGCCACACCCGACGCCCGCTCCGACGCGCGGGAGACCCTGTGGAAACAACTGCTCGCGGCCGGCGTCGATCTGATCAATACCGACGACCTTGAGGGATTGCAGGCCTTTCTGCTCGCGCATGGACGTTGA
- a CDS encoding ABC transporter ATP-binding protein: MDVDGFIQIEELTKVYSSGPVEVVALRDATISIGRGRFVGVTGTSGSGKSTLMNLLGGLDTPSAGRIRVDDRSISDLSKTDLALFRRHTIGMIFQSFNLIPSYSAVENVAFPLLFADVAKKDRFRRATELLAAVGLESRGHHLPSELSGGEQQRVAVARALVNRPAILLADEPTGNLDSRTSRQIVRMLFDLKAERGLTIVMISHEEALLREFADELIRLQDGAVLSHETLRDRP, encoded by the coding sequence ATGGACGTTGACGGTTTCATCCAGATCGAAGAGCTGACCAAGGTCTATTCGTCCGGGCCGGTGGAGGTCGTTGCCTTGCGCGACGCCACAATCTCGATCGGCCGGGGCCGGTTCGTCGGCGTCACGGGGACCTCCGGCTCGGGCAAGTCCACGCTGATGAACCTGCTCGGCGGACTCGACACGCCGTCAGCCGGCCGCATCCGCGTCGATGACCGATCGATTTCTGACCTGAGCAAGACCGATTTGGCTTTGTTTCGCCGGCACACCATCGGGATGATCTTCCAGTCGTTCAACCTCATCCCGTCGTATTCGGCCGTTGAGAACGTGGCGTTTCCGCTGCTGTTTGCCGACGTGGCCAAGAAGGATCGCTTTCGTCGAGCAACCGAACTGCTGGCTGCGGTGGGCCTGGAATCGCGAGGCCACCACCTTCCGTCAGAACTGTCCGGCGGCGAGCAGCAGCGCGTCGCCGTCGCGCGGGCGCTTGTCAACCGGCCGGCGATCCTGCTGGCCGACGAGCCGACCGGCAACCTCGACAGCCGGACGTCCCGCCAGATTGTCCGAATGCTCTTCGACCTCAAAGCCGAGCGGGGATTGACCATCGTGATGATCTCGCATGAAGAGGCCTTGCTGCGCGAGTTCGCCGACGAGCTGATCCGCCTCCAGGATGGGGCGGTCCTCTCGCACGAGACGTTGAGGGACCGCCCATGA
- a CDS encoding ABC transporter permease yields MRASDYVGHAWANLWKKKLRTVLTTGGVVIGIGALVCMFAFGQGIQRNIKDRFNELELFNYINVSPRGGGGPRSAGFRRHARSQPVGDPNESITVLDDDLLEELMQIEGVEAAYPEMRFPAQIRLETREQFTLVQVVTAKACGSAMVQLRAGRAYASDDANEVMVSDSLLRRLDVRQPEDAIGREIEIRTVVLDFSLQSLARMAFARGDQRLPVSNRVYSFTIVGVLERMGFGGPLPIRSDVFVPPGAAAGMRKLVLTGVSDLFQSPEETAGYSAVTVKVASTRQVMSVKARLEERGLRTFALMDQLDEMRKGFIIMDMFLLVIGMIGISVASLGIVNTMVMSILERYREIGVMKAVGATDGDVQKIFLFESGMIGLLGGVFGLALAWAVSFVINQVVNGFAAREGVPFIQYFSFPWWLCLGGIGFSILVSLLAGIYPTRRAARVDPVVALRHD; encoded by the coding sequence ATGAGAGCGAGTGATTACGTCGGACACGCCTGGGCGAATCTGTGGAAGAAGAAACTGCGCACGGTCCTGACGACCGGCGGCGTTGTGATCGGCATCGGCGCCCTCGTCTGCATGTTCGCCTTCGGGCAGGGCATTCAGCGAAACATCAAGGACCGATTCAACGAACTGGAGCTGTTCAACTACATCAACGTCTCGCCCAGGGGCGGCGGCGGTCCGCGTTCGGCCGGTTTCCGCCGCCATGCGCGGTCCCAGCCGGTCGGCGACCCGAACGAATCGATCACGGTGCTGGACGATGACTTGCTCGAAGAACTGATGCAGATCGAGGGCGTCGAGGCGGCCTATCCGGAGATGCGCTTTCCCGCCCAGATTCGCCTGGAGACCCGAGAGCAGTTCACGCTCGTCCAGGTCGTCACGGCGAAGGCGTGCGGGTCTGCGATGGTCCAGTTGCGTGCGGGCAGGGCGTATGCGAGTGACGATGCGAACGAGGTGATGGTCAGCGATTCGCTGCTGCGCCGGCTGGACGTCAGGCAGCCGGAGGACGCCATCGGCCGCGAGATCGAAATCCGGACCGTCGTGCTGGACTTCAGCCTCCAGAGCCTGGCGCGGATGGCCTTCGCACGAGGCGATCAGAGGCTGCCCGTATCGAATCGGGTTTATTCCTTCACAATCGTAGGGGTCCTCGAACGGATGGGGTTCGGCGGTCCGCTGCCGATTCGCAGCGACGTGTTCGTTCCGCCCGGCGCCGCCGCCGGGATGCGCAAGCTGGTCCTGACCGGCGTGTCGGATCTCTTCCAGTCTCCGGAGGAGACGGCCGGCTATTCCGCCGTGACGGTCAAGGTCGCCTCGACACGCCAGGTGATGTCCGTCAAGGCCAGGCTCGAAGAACGCGGCTTGCGGACTTTCGCGCTGATGGACCAACTGGACGAGATGCGGAAGGGCTTCATTATCATGGACATGTTCCTGCTGGTGATCGGGATGATCGGCATCTCGGTCGCCTCGCTGGGCATCGTCAATACGATGGTGATGTCGATCCTCGAACGCTATCGCGAGATCGGCGTCATGAAGGCGGTGGGGGCGACCGACGGGGACGTGCAGAAGATCTTCCTCTTCGAGTCGGGTATGATCGGTCTGCTCGGCGGCGTCTTCGGCCTGGCCTTGGCGTGGGCGGTCAGCTTCGTCATCAACCAGGTCGTCAACGGCTTTGCCGCGCGCGAAGGCGTGCCCTTCATCCAGTACTTCAGCTTCCCCTGGTGGCTGTGCCTGGGCGGCATCGGCTTTTCGATTCTCGTCAGTCTGCTGGCGGGCATCTATCCCACGCGGCGCGCCGCCCGCGTCGATCCGGTGGTCGCCCTGCGGCACGATTGA
- a CDS encoding metallophosphoesterase translates to MQTTIGHTVSDLHLLTNRSSAGRRMSGLHQAASEAGLFVLNGDIFDFQWSIYPDLSQSLWFVENWIGDLVGRHPHCQFVFIMGNHDSLPAYADLLAELSARHVNLTWDPFYLKVGEKVFLHGDVHNSPTPQTLAAYRAKWHGPPHKAWVHTAYYVFACLRVPRLVHELSPRHRPVADVITYLKAELGPRFAEVQDVYYGHTHRPHSNFVQQGLRFHNTGATLHGVRSRIQTFLYDPADLERGLEERTHQAESIHTEAGQIV, encoded by the coding sequence ATGCAGACAACGATAGGTCATACCGTATCGGATTTGCACCTGCTGACCAATCGCAGTTCAGCCGGACGGAGGATGTCCGGTCTGCACCAGGCGGCCTCGGAGGCCGGCCTGTTCGTCCTCAACGGCGACATCTTCGACTTCCAGTGGTCCATCTATCCCGACCTCAGCCAGTCGCTGTGGTTCGTGGAGAACTGGATCGGCGACCTCGTCGGGCGGCACCCGCATTGCCAATTCGTCTTCATCATGGGCAACCACGACAGTCTGCCAGCCTATGCGGACCTGCTCGCGGAGCTCTCGGCCCGGCATGTCAACCTGACGTGGGACCCGTTCTACCTGAAGGTCGGCGAGAAGGTGTTCCTGCACGGCGACGTGCACAACTCACCGACGCCCCAGACGCTGGCGGCCTATCGAGCGAAGTGGCATGGCCCGCCCCACAAGGCATGGGTCCACACGGCGTACTATGTGTTCGCATGCCTGCGCGTGCCGCGTCTGGTGCACGAGTTGTCGCCGCGACATCGACCGGTCGCCGACGTGATTACGTATCTCAAGGCCGAGCTGGGTCCTCGCTTCGCCGAGGTGCAGGATGTCTACTACGGCCACACGCACAGGCCGCATTCGAATTTTGTTCAACAGGGATTGCGGTTCCACAACACCGGCGCGACGCTCCACGGCGTGCGATCACGGATTCAGACGTTCCTCTACGACCCGGCTGACCTCGAACGCGGTTTGGAGGAGCGGACCCATCAGGCCGAGAGCATCCACACCGAGGCCGGGCAGATCGTTTGA
- a CDS encoding right-handed parallel beta-helix repeat-containing protein, producing MTGCRKPLDRLNCVLWGYLLLIVTAGGSLASARFWTVAPKEIPGIASDEQSRTIAEAVSRAQPGDTIVIHAGIYRESVRIDGSGSQDQPITIRATEGQTVILTGADRITDWTKEDSPNGDVCSTPWPHRFVSWNKNHTHPDDEFHRLIGRCEQVFVGGYPLRQVLERDKLTRGTFYVDLDAQRLFVCGYDDRDIAGNKVAVEASARDRILSVKGSHIIVQGLRFRYAANRAQQGAVEFAGNHITVKDCIFEYTNASGAQFTGENITVRNGTFQHNGQLGFGASRSHGLRMIGCTVRNNNTKGFDRGWEAGGNKICLARGVILEDSTFVANRGNGIWFDIGNEDCVVRNCLIADNEDAGIFYEISYGLHAHDNVIVGNGLADSPGAWGAAAGISLSSSPGCTIERNLLIGNKEGFSFREQQRSTPKIGGGSEPVWNHDQIVRHNVLAFNRDAQVWGWFDIGDERHWPKTMQSEQAGDRSLADLNLTFENNLYCPAAGQGLFHWGVTWKRHERYRTIEEVQTKLGLGQGSRITMVVFANPFGLDLRVPADSLAISMGCYPQGAVPAVQSGIGP from the coding sequence ATGACCGGATGCCGCAAACCACTCGATCGTTTGAACTGTGTTCTGTGGGGGTATCTGCTGCTGATCGTCACGGCCGGCGGCTCACTGGCCTCGGCCAGATTCTGGACCGTCGCGCCGAAGGAGATCCCGGGGATCGCCTCGGATGAGCAGTCCCGAACCATTGCGGAGGCGGTCTCGCGGGCCCAACCGGGCGACACCATCGTCATTCACGCAGGCATTTACCGCGAGAGCGTCCGAATCGACGGGAGCGGCTCGCAGGACCAGCCCATCACGATCCGTGCGACCGAGGGTCAGACCGTGATCCTCACGGGGGCCGACCGCATCACGGACTGGACGAAGGAAGACTCGCCGAACGGAGACGTGTGCAGCACGCCCTGGCCGCACAGGTTTGTGTCTTGGAACAAGAATCACACCCATCCCGACGACGAGTTCCATCGCCTTATCGGCCGGTGCGAGCAGGTCTTCGTCGGCGGCTATCCCCTGCGGCAGGTCCTCGAACGCGATAAGCTCACGCGCGGGACGTTCTACGTCGATCTCGACGCACAGCGTCTGTTCGTCTGCGGCTACGACGATCGTGACATTGCGGGCAACAAGGTCGCCGTCGAGGCGTCCGCGCGCGACCGTATCCTGAGCGTCAAGGGCAGTCACATCATCGTGCAGGGCCTTCGCTTCCGTTACGCCGCCAACCGCGCCCAGCAGGGCGCCGTCGAGTTCGCAGGCAATCATATCACGGTGAAGGACTGCATCTTCGAGTACACCAACGCCAGCGGCGCTCAGTTCACCGGCGAGAACATCACCGTCCGCAACGGCACGTTCCAGCATAACGGCCAGCTCGGCTTCGGCGCCAGCCGGTCGCATGGTCTGCGGATGATCGGCTGCACCGTGCGAAACAACAACACCAAAGGATTCGACCGGGGCTGGGAAGCCGGCGGCAACAAGATCTGCCTGGCGCGCGGGGTCATCCTCGAAGACAGCACGTTCGTCGCCAATCGCGGCAACGGCATCTGGTTCGACATCGGCAACGAGGATTGCGTCGTCCGCAATTGCCTGATCGCCGACAACGAAGACGCGGGCATCTTCTACGAAATCTCCTACGGCCTGCACGCCCACGACAACGTCATCGTCGGCAACGGCCTGGCCGATTCGCCCGGCGCGTGGGGCGCCGCGGCCGGCATCAGTCTGTCCAGCTCGCCCGGCTGCACGATCGAGCGGAACCTGCTGATCGGCAACAAGGAGGGATTCAGCTTCCGCGAGCAGCAGCGTTCGACACCTAAAATCGGGGGCGGCTCGGAGCCCGTCTGGAACCACGACCAGATCGTTCGCCACAACGTGCTGGCGTTCAATCGCGACGCCCAGGTCTGGGGCTGGTTCGACATCGGCGACGAACGGCACTGGCCCAAGACCATGCAGAGCGAGCAGGCCGGCGACCGCTCGCTGGCGGACCTGAACCTGACGTTCGAGAACAACCTCTATTGCCCCGCCGCCGGCCAGGGCCTGTTTCACTGGGGCGTCACCTGGAAACGGCACGAAAGGTACCGGACCATCGAAGAGGTGCAAACGAAGCTGGGACTGGGCCAAGGCAGCCGGATCACCATGGTCGTCTTCGCAAACCCCTTCGGCCTGGACCTGCGAGTCCCGGCCGACAGCCTGGCGATCTCAATGGGCTGCTATCCGCAGGGGGCCGTACCCGCCGTGCAGTCGGGAATCGGCCCATAA